One stretch of Chitinophaga pendula DNA includes these proteins:
- a CDS encoding ATP-dependent Clp protease ATP-binding subunit, producing MDQNFSPQVKEIISFSREEALRLGNDFIGTEHLLLGIIREGEGTAVKILQALNVDLYELRKEVELAVKDKTGKNIANINSLPLTRQAEKVIRVTVLEAKALKSATVETEHLMLSILKNKENVCTQILQQFDVDYDTFKNELGFVKSADPKAEFDDPGEEEFEDERKSFASKAKQTNTKSKTPVLDNFGRDITKLAESGSLDPIVGREQEIERVSQILSRRKKNNPILIGEPGVGKTAIVEGLALRIVQRKVSRVLFDKRVVSLDLAALVAGTKYRGQFEERMKAIMNELEKNRDVILFIDEIHTIVGAGGASGSLDASNIFKPALARGELQCIGASTLDEYRMYIEKDGALDRRFQKVMVDPPTVEETIQILNNIKPRYEEYHNVSYTEEAIDACVKLSDRYMTDRLLPDKAIDVLDEVGARVHLKNINVPQNILDLEKQIEDIKQEKNKVVKSQRFEEAAALRDTEKKLGEDLERAKNVWEEEVKHKRYPIDEEAIAEVVSMMTGIPVKRMVQAESDKLRRMGEDLKGAVVGQDEAISKVTKAIQRNRVGLKDPKKPIGTFIFLGPTGVGKTELAKSLARYMFDSEDALIRIDMSEYMEKFSVSRLIGAPPGYVGYEEGGQLTEKVRRKPYSVILLDEIEKAHPDIYNILLQVLDDGILTDGLGRKVDFKNTLIIMTSNIGVRQLKDFGAGVGFTTSAKAVSEEENTKAVIEKALKRTFSPEFLNRIDDVIIFNSLSKEHIYTIIDITMTSVLKRLNNLGFSLELTDDAKGFLADKGYDSQFGARPLHRAIQKYLEDPLAEEILNMNIHNGDILIADLDKENQKLVFTLKNPSKSKSEKSEA from the coding sequence ATGGACCAGAATTTTTCACCGCAAGTAAAGGAGATCATTTCATTCAGCAGGGAGGAGGCTTTGCGATTGGGGAATGATTTCATCGGAACAGAACACCTGCTATTGGGTATTATTCGTGAGGGTGAGGGCACCGCAGTAAAAATTCTGCAGGCATTGAACGTAGACCTCTACGAATTACGAAAGGAAGTAGAGTTGGCCGTAAAAGATAAGACCGGAAAGAATATAGCCAATATCAACAGCCTTCCGCTTACAAGGCAGGCAGAAAAGGTGATCAGAGTAACCGTACTCGAAGCAAAAGCACTGAAAAGCGCTACCGTCGAAACGGAACACCTGATGCTGTCAATCCTCAAGAATAAAGAAAACGTTTGTACTCAAATCCTTCAACAGTTTGACGTGGACTACGATACTTTTAAAAACGAACTGGGCTTTGTAAAATCTGCCGATCCGAAAGCAGAGTTTGATGATCCGGGAGAAGAGGAATTTGAAGACGAAAGAAAAAGTTTCGCTTCCAAGGCTAAGCAAACCAATACAAAGTCTAAAACGCCCGTGCTCGACAATTTCGGCCGGGATATCACTAAGCTGGCCGAAAGCGGCAGCCTCGACCCCATCGTGGGTCGCGAGCAGGAGATCGAACGCGTTTCGCAGATACTCTCCCGCCGTAAAAAGAACAACCCCATCCTGATAGGTGAACCCGGCGTGGGTAAAACAGCTATCGTGGAAGGCCTCGCGCTGCGCATCGTGCAGCGTAAGGTATCCCGCGTACTGTTCGACAAACGCGTAGTAAGCCTCGACCTTGCTGCCCTGGTAGCCGGTACCAAATACCGCGGCCAGTTCGAGGAAAGGATGAAGGCCATCATGAACGAACTCGAGAAAAACCGCGATGTGATCCTCTTCATCGATGAGATCCACACCATCGTAGGTGCCGGCGGCGCCTCCGGTTCCCTCGACGCTTCCAACATATTCAAACCAGCACTGGCAAGAGGCGAACTCCAATGCATTGGCGCCTCCACCCTGGATGAATACCGCATGTACATTGAGAAAGATGGTGCCTTAGATCGTCGCTTCCAGAAAGTAATGGTCGATCCTCCTACCGTGGAAGAAACCATCCAGATCCTTAATAACATCAAACCTCGTTATGAAGAATATCATAACGTGAGCTACACAGAAGAGGCCATCGATGCATGTGTAAAACTCAGCGACCGCTACATGACAGACCGTCTGCTGCCCGACAAAGCTATCGACGTACTGGATGAAGTAGGCGCCCGCGTACACCTGAAAAATATCAACGTACCACAAAACATCCTGGACCTCGAAAAACAAATCGAGGACATCAAACAGGAAAAAAATAAAGTCGTAAAAAGCCAACGCTTCGAAGAAGCCGCCGCCCTCCGCGATACCGAAAAGAAACTGGGCGAAGACCTGGAACGCGCTAAAAACGTATGGGAAGAAGAAGTGAAACATAAGCGCTACCCCATCGACGAAGAAGCCATCGCTGAAGTTGTCAGCATGATGACCGGCATCCCGGTAAAGAGAATGGTACAGGCCGAATCCGACAAATTACGCCGCATGGGCGAAGACCTCAAAGGCGCCGTAGTAGGTCAGGACGAAGCTATCAGTAAAGTAACTAAAGCCATCCAGCGTAACCGCGTAGGTCTGAAAGATCCGAAAAAACCAATAGGTACCTTCATATTCCTGGGACCCACCGGCGTCGGTAAAACAGAACTCGCCAAATCACTCGCCCGCTATATGTTCGACTCTGAAGATGCGCTCATCCGTATCGATATGAGTGAATACATGGAGAAATTCTCCGTGAGCAGATTGATCGGCGCACCTCCGGGATACGTAGGTTATGAAGAAGGGGGCCAGCTGACAGAAAAAGTACGCAGAAAACCATACTCTGTCATCCTCCTCGATGAGATCGAAAAAGCCCACCCGGATATCTACAATATCCTCCTCCAGGTACTCGACGATGGTATCCTCACCGATGGCCTGGGCCGTAAAGTGGACTTTAAGAACACACTCATCATCATGACATCCAATATCGGCGTACGTCAGCTGAAAGACTTCGGCGCCGGTGTAGGCTTCACCACCAGCGCAAAAGCTGTCTCCGAAGAAGAAAATACGAAAGCAGTGATCGAAAAAGCACTCAAACGTACTTTCTCTCCCGAGTTCCTCAACCGTATCGATGATGTGATCATCTTTAACTCACTGAGCAAAGAACATATCTACACCATCATCGATATCACCATGACCAGCGTGTTGAAACGTCTGAATAACCTGGGCTTCAGCCTCGAATTGACAGACGACGCCAAAGGATTCCTCGCCGACAAAGGCTACGATTCCCAATTCGGCGCAAGACCCCTGCATAGAGCCATCCAGAAATACCTGGAAGATCCACTGGCAGAGGAAATCCTCAACATGAACATCCACAATGGCGACATACTCATCGCCGACCTGGACAAAGAAAACCAGAAACTGGTGTTCACGCTGAAAAATCCTTCGAAGAGCAAATCTGAGAAGTCCGAAGCATAA
- a CDS encoding DUF5655 domain-containing protein yields the protein MMLYSKQGNLLQVVKEYPFKLEKNIQTLLENNLTNIMGLLLVKSECTIKNKRIDTLAFDPETNAFVVIEYKRDKSHSVVDQGISYLNLMLEYKADFIVEYNENLHQNLKREDVDWSQTKVIFVSTSFTDNQKQATNFKDLAIELWEIKQYENGTVIIDSIKKSAAAPSIKQIASQNETLQHVTREIRVYTEEDHTASKSDEVKELYYTFKNAILNLSDNIEVVPKKTYIAFKLKSNIVDIELQANSIKLWINVRKGALNDSLNIMRDVSTLKGHNGNGDYEIIIRDTIHLEYIMSLIKQAII from the coding sequence ATGATGCTATATTCAAAACAAGGTAACCTGTTACAAGTCGTAAAGGAATATCCTTTTAAATTGGAAAAGAATATTCAAACCCTACTTGAAAACAATCTCACTAACATTATGGGATTGCTATTGGTAAAAAGCGAATGCACAATAAAAAATAAACGAATAGATACATTGGCATTTGATCCAGAGACCAATGCTTTCGTTGTTATTGAATACAAAAGGGACAAAAGCCATAGTGTAGTAGATCAAGGAATTTCATATTTAAACTTGATGCTGGAATACAAGGCTGATTTTATAGTCGAGTATAATGAAAATCTACATCAAAATCTGAAGCGTGAAGATGTAGATTGGAGTCAAACCAAAGTTATATTTGTATCTACTTCTTTTACAGACAACCAAAAGCAGGCAACAAACTTCAAAGATCTCGCTATTGAATTATGGGAAATCAAACAATACGAAAACGGTACAGTCATTATCGATAGTATTAAAAAGTCTGCAGCAGCGCCCAGTATAAAACAAATCGCGTCACAAAATGAAACGCTACAACATGTTACCCGAGAAATTAGAGTTTATACAGAAGAGGATCATACTGCTAGCAAATCTGATGAAGTGAAGGAATTGTATTACACCTTTAAAAATGCTATTCTGAATTTATCAGACAATATTGAAGTGGTACCTAAAAAAACTTATATCGCTTTTAAACTAAAAAGTAATATTGTAGATATTGAACTACAAGCAAATTCAATTAAGCTGTGGATCAATGTCCGGAAAGGAGCATTAAATGATTCACTTAATATCATGCGCGATGTGTCTACCTTAAAAGGGCATAATGGTAATGGAGACTACGAAATAATCATAAGAGACACGATACATTTAGAGTACATCATGAGCTTAATAAAGCAAGCCATCATATAG
- a CDS encoding acetyl-CoA carboxylase carboxyltransferase subunit alpha: MQFLDFEKPIEDLYGQLEKLKESGEKSGVDVSATVKEFEQKIADTRQQIYGHLTSFQKVQLSRHPDRPYTLAYIERMCSSFIELYGDRNVRDDKAMVGGFADLDGQTVMFIGQQKGVNTKMRQIRNFGMANPEGYRKALRLMKLAEKFNKPIVTLIDTPGAYPGLEAEERGQGEAIARNLFEMVNLRVPVICIIIGEGASGGALGIGMGDRILMLENSWYTVISPENCSTILWRSWNYKEKAAEELKLTSDYMSQFGLVDGVINEPLGGAHVNPEEMAVILKDKILDTLKELRAIDPDTRIEQRIEKFSKMGFFEER, encoded by the coding sequence ATGCAATTCCTGGATTTCGAAAAACCCATTGAAGACCTGTATGGCCAGCTGGAGAAATTGAAAGAAAGCGGAGAGAAGTCTGGCGTCGATGTGTCTGCTACGGTAAAGGAGTTTGAGCAGAAGATCGCGGATACGCGTCAACAGATATACGGTCACCTGACCAGCTTTCAGAAGGTACAACTCAGCCGTCATCCCGACAGGCCATATACCTTGGCCTATATCGAAAGGATGTGTTCCAGCTTCATCGAGCTCTATGGTGATCGCAATGTTAGAGACGATAAAGCCATGGTAGGTGGCTTTGCAGACCTCGACGGTCAAACCGTTATGTTCATCGGCCAACAGAAAGGCGTAAATACCAAAATGCGCCAGATACGCAATTTCGGTATGGCTAACCCGGAAGGGTATCGTAAAGCCCTCCGCTTGATGAAACTGGCCGAAAAGTTCAACAAACCCATCGTAACGCTGATCGACACCCCGGGCGCATACCCCGGCCTGGAAGCAGAAGAACGCGGACAAGGAGAGGCTATCGCCCGTAACCTGTTCGAAATGGTCAACCTGCGCGTACCAGTTATCTGTATCATCATCGGCGAAGGTGCCTCCGGTGGCGCCCTCGGTATCGGTATGGGCGACCGTATCCTCATGCTGGAAAACAGCTGGTATACCGTGATCTCCCCGGAAAACTGCTCCACTATCCTCTGGCGTAGCTGGAACTATAAAGAAAAAGCAGCGGAAGAACTCAAACTGACCTCCGACTACATGAGTCAGTTCGGCCTCGTAGATGGCGTCATCAACGAACCGCTGGGTGGCGCACATGTCAACCCGGAAGAAATGGCCGTGATCCTGAAAGATAAAATACTCGATACCCTTAAAGAACTGCGTGCCATCGATCCCGATACACGTATCGAACAGCGTATCGAAAAGTTCAGCAAAATGGGCTTCTTCGAAGAACGCTAG
- a CDS encoding ribonuclease Z yields the protein MFAVTILGNNSAIPTPDRHPTAQVLTFNDQLILIDCGEGTQVQMARYAIRRSKLRHIFISHLHGDHYFGLIGLINSLSLLGRPEPLTIYGPAELEAIIRLQLDCAATILKFDLHFVALEKDFSGVILEDKELTVSYFPTQHRITCFGFSFEWQKKRRRIIPEQARAYEIPTAYFSRLQEGEDYLRKDGKLVKNDWVTLPPPKGKKYVFCADTIYDEGLLPYMQQADLVYHETTYLHDLADRAAERYHSTTVQAATLASRAGAKRLLIGHFSSKYTHLEPFLEECRPVFPATDLAAEGTSFII from the coding sequence ATGTTTGCGGTAACAATTTTAGGTAATAATTCAGCCATACCAACGCCAGACCGTCATCCGACAGCACAGGTGCTTACTTTCAATGACCAGCTTATACTCATAGATTGCGGGGAAGGAACGCAGGTGCAGATGGCGCGTTATGCCATTCGTCGCAGCAAACTTCGTCACATTTTCATCAGTCATTTACACGGGGATCACTATTTTGGCCTTATTGGGCTGATCAATAGTCTGAGTCTGCTGGGCAGGCCGGAGCCGCTTACTATTTACGGGCCGGCGGAGCTGGAAGCTATTATCCGGCTGCAGCTGGATTGTGCGGCCACTATTCTGAAATTTGACCTGCATTTCGTAGCGCTGGAAAAAGACTTCAGCGGGGTTATATTAGAAGATAAAGAATTGACTGTCAGCTATTTTCCTACTCAGCACCGTATTACTTGTTTTGGTTTTTCGTTTGAATGGCAGAAGAAAAGGCGCCGCATTATCCCTGAACAGGCGCGGGCTTATGAGATTCCTACAGCTTATTTTTCCCGTTTGCAGGAAGGAGAGGATTATCTCCGTAAGGACGGGAAGCTGGTAAAGAATGACTGGGTGACCCTCCCTCCTCCCAAGGGTAAAAAGTATGTATTCTGTGCGGATACGATTTATGATGAAGGCTTGTTGCCATATATGCAGCAGGCAGATCTGGTCTATCATGAGACGACCTATTTGCATGACCTGGCTGACCGGGCGGCCGAACGATATCATAGTACGACGGTGCAAGCGGCGACGTTAGCGAGCCGGGCAGGAGCGAAACGCTTGCTGATTGGTCATTTCTCCTCCAAATACACTCACCTGGAGCCCTTTCTTGAAGAATGCCGTCCTGTATTCCCAGCTACCGATCTGGCAGCGGAAGGTACCAGCTTCATCATTTGA
- a CDS encoding DUF4256 domain-containing protein, translated as MTTKKKLSATEQDTLLNILKARFAKNMPRHKGIEWASVQTKLEESPAKLWSIQQMEETGGEPDVIGYDKKADEFIICDCSPESPKGRRSICFDDDALESRKTFKPTDSALAMAAAIGIEILTEAQYKELQQLGNFDLKTSSWIATPAAIRKLGGALFADRRYDHVFVYHNGAESYYATRGFRGLLRV; from the coding sequence ATGACTACAAAAAAGAAGCTGTCTGCCACCGAACAGGATACTTTGTTAAACATTTTAAAGGCTCGTTTTGCCAAAAATATGCCCCGGCATAAAGGTATTGAATGGGCTAGCGTACAAACCAAGCTAGAAGAAAGTCCTGCCAAACTGTGGTCCATACAGCAAATGGAAGAAACCGGCGGTGAACCAGATGTAATCGGCTATGATAAAAAGGCTGATGAGTTTATCATTTGTGACTGTTCTCCGGAAAGTCCCAAGGGTCGCAGGAGTATTTGTTTCGATGATGATGCCCTGGAGTCGAGGAAAACTTTTAAACCTACCGACAGCGCATTGGCGATGGCAGCTGCCATAGGTATTGAGATATTAACCGAAGCACAATACAAGGAGCTACAACAGCTGGGTAATTTCGATCTGAAGACATCCAGCTGGATAGCTACGCCTGCTGCTATCAGAAAACTCGGTGGGGCGCTCTTCGCGGATCGTCGTTACGACCATGTATTTGTATATCATAACGGGGCAGAATCTTACTATGCCACCAGAGGATTTCGCGGTTTGTTACGTGTCTGA
- a CDS encoding SDR family NAD(P)-dependent oxidoreductase yields MKNILVDKTILVTGATDGLGKLLVLRLAEKGARVLLHGRCMEKGLSVLEEIKKITGNQHLNYYNADFSSLEAVHAMSEKIVNEQPRIDILINNAGMGTFRREISRDGMELTMAVNYMAQVLLTEKLLPVMATGSGKVINVASASQEQLNFSDFMMERYYEGYSAYCKSKTSLIMYTIDLAERLIEAGIAVNALHPATLMNTKMVPKNSVCSSVEEGATAVEALLKVETTGKYFNGKRQAKAIHQVYDAESRKELRELTQRMLKPYLYAIS; encoded by the coding sequence ATGAAAAATATACTGGTGGATAAAACCATCCTGGTAACGGGAGCTACAGATGGCCTCGGGAAATTGCTGGTCCTGCGTCTCGCGGAAAAAGGGGCACGGGTATTACTACATGGCAGATGTATGGAAAAAGGGCTCTCTGTGCTAGAGGAAATAAAAAAGATCACGGGGAATCAGCACTTGAATTATTATAACGCTGACTTTTCGTCCCTGGAAGCTGTACATGCAATGAGCGAAAAAATAGTCAATGAACAACCTCGTATAGATATACTCATTAATAACGCCGGTATGGGCACTTTCAGACGTGAAATCAGCCGCGACGGCATGGAGCTGACCATGGCCGTCAATTACATGGCACAGGTGTTATTGACAGAAAAATTGCTTCCGGTGATGGCCACCGGATCAGGTAAAGTGATTAATGTGGCATCTGCATCGCAGGAGCAGCTCAACTTCTCTGATTTCATGATGGAAAGATATTATGAGGGGTATTCCGCGTATTGTAAAAGCAAAACATCCCTGATCATGTATACCATCGATCTGGCAGAAAGACTGATAGAAGCAGGAATAGCAGTAAATGCATTGCATCCGGCAACGCTGATGAATACTAAAATGGTCCCGAAGAATTCGGTTTGTAGTTCGGTGGAAGAAGGAGCCACCGCGGTAGAAGCATTATTAAAAGTGGAGACAACGGGTAAATATTTCAATGGTAAAAGGCAAGCGAAAGCCATTCATCAGGTCTATGATGCAGAAAGCAGGAAAGAGCTCCGGGAGTTGACGCAACGTATGTTGAAACCGTATTTATATGCCATATCCTAA
- the dapA gene encoding 4-hydroxy-tetrahydrodipicolinate synthase: protein MEQLRGTGVALVTPFKADESIDWHALEKLIDHVIQGGVDYVVSLGTTGETPTLSAEEKLDLIKFTFEKTAKRVPVVVGIGDYDTRNVIKRLESCPLDEAAAILSVAPYYSKPSQEGIYQHYKAIAAVAPKPVILYNVPGRTGRNMTADTTLRLAREVENIVAMKEASGDMVQCMEIIRNKPQGFLVISGDDVLALPQIACGMDGLISVGANYFAKDLSSLVRAALANDFQTARTMQYKLLEAFDLMFAENNPGGIKAFLSEAGIVGNQFRLPVTPVSAGLQEKIKNYLRQYAA, encoded by the coding sequence ATGGAACAGCTAAGAGGTACAGGTGTTGCACTCGTAACACCTTTTAAAGCAGATGAAAGCATCGACTGGCATGCTTTGGAAAAATTGATAGACCATGTGATCCAGGGAGGCGTTGACTACGTAGTATCCCTCGGAACTACTGGCGAGACACCAACGCTATCCGCAGAGGAAAAGCTGGACCTGATAAAGTTCACCTTTGAGAAAACCGCCAAACGAGTGCCCGTTGTAGTAGGTATCGGAGACTATGACACCCGCAACGTCATCAAGCGCCTGGAAAGCTGCCCACTCGACGAAGCCGCCGCCATCCTGAGCGTCGCTCCATACTACAGCAAACCTAGCCAGGAAGGCATCTATCAGCATTACAAAGCCATTGCTGCCGTAGCGCCCAAACCTGTGATATTGTATAACGTACCAGGTCGTACCGGCAGAAATATGACCGCCGATACCACCCTCCGCCTGGCCCGCGAAGTAGAAAACATCGTAGCCATGAAAGAAGCCAGCGGCGATATGGTACAATGTATGGAGATCATCCGCAACAAACCGCAAGGATTCCTCGTGATCAGCGGCGACGACGTACTCGCACTACCACAAATAGCCTGCGGAATGGACGGCCTCATCTCTGTGGGCGCTAACTACTTCGCCAAAGACCTGTCCTCCCTCGTCCGCGCAGCACTAGCCAACGACTTCCAGACAGCTCGTACCATGCAGTACAAACTCCTGGAAGCTTTTGACCTCATGTTTGCCGAAAACAATCCGGGAGGTATCAAAGCATTCCTCTCCGAAGCTGGCATAGTAGGCAACCAGTTCCGCCTGCCGGTAACTCCCGTAAGTGCCGGCTTACAGGAAAAGATCAAAAATTACCTGCGTCAGTACGCCGCCTGA
- a CDS encoding T9SS type A sorting domain-containing protein: MKQVYKIVVAACWWILQTLVAQAQQGVYVPAGGKVFLTGDVPVSIYGNVYNDGTIGSTPQSVLHFFGKYWTNADGSSLHDESPDGLSGKGGLFRFSANNPLYNNIGQQIVYGGYNIAAGNGPSFPNLELNNPAGLQLADLSDLKIRNHLQLGNGHIFLNGWNLMVGHNNPGSIAGYSDRSFVVTGTEMAGGFLYRARLGSTADTIVYPIGTGAGNYSPAAIIYSGATDDFKARVFDKVYSGGSNGQLIPDSFVNKTWNIGRQKPANNEVNVLLQHMNADEPLLYQQYRGESYISRYTSGGWERLQTLEGQQQPGRLSTLPLQKPATLHARLFAGGINTSDLFAKTALIKTQPPVAFLSFEAYRISAERVQLDWSTKWEINNQHFELERRLENETEFTRIATLPTKAPGGNSSQRLNYTYQDPNDFDGWSYYRVKAVNNRGDYVYSEIRAVAPFIQIVVFPNPNFGQFKVRIRGIRSVLMMQLYDTWGQVIRQKEIQRDGEVQILDMPKGMYILVLYHKGTQQVAFRQKVIVIDR, from the coding sequence TTGAAACAGGTATATAAAATAGTCGTTGCCGCCTGCTGGTGGATACTGCAAACCCTCGTGGCGCAAGCCCAGCAGGGCGTGTACGTGCCCGCTGGAGGTAAGGTATTCCTGACAGGAGATGTGCCAGTTTCAATTTATGGTAATGTATACAACGACGGGACGATCGGATCTACCCCGCAATCCGTATTACACTTCTTCGGTAAATATTGGACCAATGCAGATGGAAGTAGCCTCCACGACGAAAGCCCCGATGGACTCAGCGGCAAAGGTGGCCTCTTCCGCTTCAGCGCCAATAACCCCCTCTACAACAATATCGGACAACAGATCGTCTACGGTGGCTATAATATCGCCGCTGGCAACGGTCCCAGTTTTCCCAACCTGGAACTCAACAACCCGGCCGGCCTGCAACTAGCCGACCTGAGCGACCTCAAGATCCGTAACCACCTCCAGCTGGGCAACGGACATATATTCCTCAATGGCTGGAACCTGATGGTAGGACACAACAATCCCGGTAGTATCGCAGGGTACAGCGACCGCAGTTTCGTAGTAACCGGTACCGAAATGGCCGGTGGCTTCCTCTATCGCGCCCGCCTGGGCAGCACCGCCGATACCATCGTATATCCTATCGGTACCGGCGCCGGCAACTACTCTCCGGCAGCAATCATCTACAGCGGTGCCACCGATGATTTTAAAGCCAGGGTATTCGATAAGGTATATAGCGGCGGTAGCAACGGACAACTGATCCCCGATAGCTTCGTTAACAAGACCTGGAACATCGGCCGGCAAAAACCTGCCAACAACGAAGTCAATGTACTCCTGCAACATATGAATGCAGACGAACCATTGCTCTACCAGCAATACAGGGGAGAAAGCTATATCAGCCGCTACACCAGCGGAGGATGGGAACGCCTGCAAACCCTGGAAGGACAACAACAACCCGGCCGCCTTAGTACCTTACCCTTGCAAAAACCCGCTACCTTACATGCCCGCCTCTTTGCCGGTGGCATCAATACCAGCGACCTCTTTGCTAAAACAGCACTGATCAAAACACAACCGCCGGTAGCTTTCCTGTCCTTCGAAGCCTACCGCATATCTGCCGAACGGGTGCAGCTGGACTGGTCTACCAAATGGGAAATCAACAACCAGCACTTCGAACTGGAACGCCGCCTGGAAAATGAAACCGAATTCACTCGAATCGCTACCCTACCGACCAAAGCCCCAGGCGGTAACAGCAGCCAGCGCCTCAACTATACCTACCAAGACCCGAACGATTTCGATGGCTGGAGCTACTATCGCGTAAAAGCCGTCAACAACAGGGGCGACTACGTATACAGCGAAATAAGAGCCGTAGCGCCATTCATCCAGATCGTCGTATTCCCGAACCCCAACTTCGGCCAGTTCAAAGTACGGATACGGGGTATCAGAAGTGTACTGATGATGCAACTGTATGATACCTGGGGACAAGTGATCCGCCAGAAAGAAATACAACGCGATGGCGAAGTACAGATATTGGATATGCCTAAAGGAATGTACATCCTCGTGTTATATCATAAAGGCACCCAACAGGTGGCATTCAGGCAAAAGGTGATCGTCATAGACCGCTGA
- the cmk gene encoding (d)CMP kinase: MKKIIITIDGYSSCGKSTLAKQLAKELDYVYIDTGAMYRAITLYFMQQRVDWTDETAVKTALRNIHLEFEYNAASGQSEMHLNGENVEHLIREMLVAEKVSEVAAVGAVREFAVAQQQKMGTRKGIVMDGRDIGTVVFPQAELKIFMTADTAIRVERRFKEMYAKNKQITIQEVKENIELRDFIDTNREISPLRKAEDAIILDNSQLNPDEQMQLVMQWVEDAVMAHSS, from the coding sequence TTGAAAAAAATAATAATCACAATAGACGGATACTCTTCCTGTGGGAAAAGCACTTTGGCCAAACAATTAGCCAAAGAACTGGATTATGTGTATATCGACACAGGAGCAATGTACCGCGCTATCACCCTCTATTTTATGCAGCAACGCGTAGACTGGACCGATGAAACCGCCGTAAAGACAGCCCTGCGCAATATCCACCTCGAGTTCGAATACAATGCCGCCAGCGGCCAATCAGAAATGCACCTGAACGGAGAGAACGTAGAACACCTCATCCGCGAAATGCTGGTCGCCGAAAAAGTAAGCGAAGTAGCCGCCGTAGGCGCCGTACGCGAATTCGCCGTCGCCCAGCAACAAAAAATGGGCACTCGTAAAGGCATCGTCATGGATGGCCGCGATATCGGTACCGTCGTATTCCCACAAGCAGAACTGAAGATATTTATGACCGCAGATACCGCTATCCGCGTAGAACGCAGGTTCAAAGAAATGTACGCAAAGAATAAACAGATCACCATCCAGGAAGTAAAGGAAAATATCGAACTCAGAGATTTTATCGATACCAACCGCGAAATCAGCCCCCTCAGAAAAGCAGAAGATGCCATCATACTGGATAATAGTCAGCTCAACCCTGATGAACAAATGCAATTGGTGATGCAATGGGTGGAAGATGCAGTAATGGCGCACTCCTCCTGA